In Pseudomonadota bacterium, a single genomic region encodes these proteins:
- a CDS encoding helicase HerA-like domain-containing protein, translating to MNDEQDIFIGKGEQPVFLLPRLANRHGLIAGATGTGKTVSLQILAEAFSQRGVPVFMADVKGDLAGISQAGKENPKLEERAAAVGLADYHYQAFPVVFWDLFGKQGHRVRATVSEMGPLLLSRLLDLNDTQEGVLYAVFKMADDQGLLLLDLKDLRALLVFAGENRQQLQLEYGNISSASIGAIQRRLLVLEEQGADQFLGEPALDLLDFMRNGANGYGNINILAADRLMQSPRLYATFLLWLLSELFEELPEVGDPEQPRLVFFFDEAHLLFDDAPKALVDKVEQVVRLIRSKGVGVYFVTQNPLDVPDAILGQLGNRIQHALRAFTPRDQKAVRAAADTFRANPAFDAAEAITQLGVGEALVSTLGGKGTPGIVERTLIRPPSSRMGPATPAERDAIIAQSLLGKRYDTAIDSRSAYEMLSERAQKAAVDAAEAASAKAKEKAGGRSSNRQGVVEAMVKSVVRSVGSSLGRSIARGILGSLLKG from the coding sequence ATGAATGACGAGCAGGACATATTCATCGGCAAGGGCGAGCAGCCCGTGTTCCTGTTGCCACGCCTGGCCAACCGCCACGGCCTGATCGCCGGTGCCACCGGCACCGGCAAGACGGTATCGCTGCAGATACTGGCCGAGGCCTTCTCGCAGCGTGGCGTGCCGGTGTTCATGGCGGACGTCAAGGGTGACCTTGCCGGCATCAGTCAGGCCGGTAAGGAAAACCCGAAGCTGGAGGAGCGTGCTGCGGCGGTCGGATTGGCCGACTATCACTACCAGGCATTCCCCGTGGTGTTCTGGGATCTGTTCGGCAAGCAGGGCCACCGGGTGCGCGCCACCGTCTCGGAAATGGGGCCATTGCTGCTGTCCCGGCTGCTGGACCTCAACGACACCCAGGAAGGCGTGCTCTATGCGGTCTTCAAAATGGCGGATGATCAGGGGCTGCTGCTGCTCGACCTGAAGGACCTGCGGGCGCTGCTGGTGTTTGCCGGCGAGAACCGGCAGCAGCTGCAACTCGAATACGGCAATATCTCGAGCGCCTCGATCGGGGCCATCCAGCGGCGCCTGCTGGTGCTGGAGGAGCAGGGCGCCGACCAGTTCCTGGGCGAGCCGGCGCTGGATCTGCTCGATTTCATGCGCAACGGTGCCAATGGTTACGGCAACATCAACATCCTCGCGGCCGACCGCCTGATGCAGTCGCCGCGCCTGTATGCGACCTTCCTGCTCTGGCTGCTGTCCGAACTGTTCGAGGAACTGCCGGAGGTCGGTGATCCGGAGCAGCCGCGCCTGGTGTTTTTCTTCGACGAGGCCCACCTGCTGTTCGATGACGCGCCGAAGGCGCTGGTGGACAAGGTCGAACAGGTCGTGCGCCTGATCCGCTCCAAGGGTGTGGGCGTGTATTTCGTCACCCAGAATCCGCTCGATGTTCCCGATGCCATTCTCGGCCAGCTTGGCAACCGTATCCAGCATGCGTTGCGTGCCTTCACGCCGCGCGACCAGAAGGCAGTGCGCGCCGCGGCGGATACCTTCCGTGCGAACCCGGCCTTCGACGCGGCCGAGGCTATCACGCAACTCGGTGTCGGCGAGGCGCTGGTCTCCACGCTGGGCGGCAAGGGTACGCCGGGCATCGTGGAACGCACGCTGATCCGGCCGCCGTCGTCGCGCATGGGTCCCGCCACGCCGGCCGAGCGCGATGCGATCATCGCGCAGAGCCTCCTCGGTAAGCGCTACGATACCGCCATCGATAGCCGTTCCGCCTACGAGATGCTGAGTGAACGTGCCCAGAAGGCCGCGGTGGACGCCGCGGAGGCGGCGTCTGCAAAGGCGAAGGAGAAGGCCGGGGGGCGCAGCAGCAACCGCCAGGGGGTCGTGGAGGCCATGGTGAAGAGTGTGGTGCGCTCTGTCGGCAGTTCGCTGGGGCGGAGTATCGCGCGCGGTATCCTGGGTTCGCTGCTGAAGGGCTAG
- a CDS encoding DUF3465 domain-containing protein encodes MRSKRLGAGSRLLAVLVVLGALAWQYYERGGVALPLSPAGDAAAVQAAFTAHRSGVWLETGGRVSRLLADDNDGSRHQRFILTVGDGHTVMVAHNIDLAERIPVRTGARLSLRGRYEWNERGGVIHWTHHDPQGREQGGWINWNGKRYE; translated from the coding sequence ATGCGCAGCAAGCGGTTAGGTGCCGGCAGCCGCCTGCTCGCGGTGTTGGTCGTGCTGGGCGCGCTGGCCTGGCAATATTATGAGCGCGGCGGCGTGGCGTTACCGCTGTCGCCGGCCGGGGATGCGGCAGCGGTCCAGGCCGCCTTCACCGCGCACCGTTCCGGGGTCTGGCTGGAGACCGGTGGCCGCGTCAGCCGCTTGCTGGCGGATGACAACGACGGCTCGCGGCACCAGCGTTTCATACTCACGGTCGGTGACGGTCATACGGTCATGGTGGCGCACAACATCGATCTGGCCGAGCGCATTCCCGTGCGTACCGGCGCGCGCCTGTCATTGCGCGGACGCTATGAATGGAACGAGCGCGGCGGTGTCATACACTGGACACACCACGATCCGCAAGGCCGGGAACAGGGCGGCTGGATCAACTGGAATGGCAAGAGGTATGAATAA
- a CDS encoding DUF937 domain-containing protein, which yields MNLLGMLLDTQGSAALKQLTGAFGVSESEARTALSALVPALARGMQNNMATPQGAEDLLGALARGGHQRYIDQPGAVPAQQVTADGNAILGHLLGSKDVSRRVAGHAADQTGLDSGLLKKMLPVIATLVMGAVSKQTGAVQGLPGGLGGQAAGGAGLGGMLTQFLDADKDGSILDDLMGMARKFL from the coding sequence ATGAATCTGCTCGGAATGCTGCTCGATACCCAGGGTTCGGCTGCCCTGAAGCAACTCACTGGCGCGTTCGGCGTCAGCGAGAGTGAAGCAAGAACTGCATTGTCTGCGCTGGTGCCGGCACTCGCGCGTGGCATGCAGAACAATATGGCGACCCCGCAGGGCGCCGAGGATCTGCTGGGCGCGCTCGCGCGGGGCGGGCACCAGCGCTATATCGACCAGCCCGGCGCCGTGCCGGCGCAGCAGGTCACCGCGGACGGGAACGCCATCCTCGGGCACCTGTTGGGCAGCAAGGACGTGAGCCGCCGGGTGGCCGGACATGCAGCGGACCAGACCGGTCTGGACAGCGGCTTGCTGAAAAAGATGCTGCCGGTCATCGCCACGCTGGTGATGGGCGCGGTGAGCAAGCAGACCGGTGCTGTCCAGGGCCTGCCGGGCGGGCTGGGCGGCCAGGCCGCAGGGGGCGCCGGTCTCGGCGGGATGCTGACCCAGTTTCTCGATGCCGACAAGGACGGTTCCATACTCGACGATCTGATGGGCATGGCCAGGAAATTCCTGTAG
- the folE gene encoding GTP cyclohydrolase I FolE, with amino-acid sequence MADLEKCYEDIIRGIGEDPGREGLVKTPARAARAMEYITRGYGQRLDEVVNNAIFESDNDQMILVKDIELYSMCEHHLLPFIGKCHVAYIPSGKVIGLSKIARIVDMYARRLQIQENLTKQIADSLMQIIQPYGVGVIIEAQHLCMMMRGVEKQNSMMTTSMMLGSFRHHDRTRSEFLRLVRD; translated from the coding sequence ATGGCAGACCTGGAAAAGTGCTACGAGGACATCATCCGGGGGATCGGCGAGGACCCCGGGCGCGAAGGCCTGGTGAAGACGCCGGCGCGTGCCGCACGGGCCATGGAATACATCACGCGCGGCTATGGCCAGCGGCTCGACGAGGTGGTCAACAACGCCATCTTCGAGTCGGACAATGATCAGATGATACTGGTCAAGGACATCGAGCTGTACTCGATGTGCGAGCACCACCTGCTACCGTTCATCGGCAAGTGCCACGTGGCCTACATTCCGTCCGGCAAGGTGATCGGCCTGTCCAAGATCGCGCGCATCGTCGACATGTATGCGCGCCGCCTGCAGATCCAGGAAAACCTGACCAAGCAGATCGCGGACAGCCTGATGCAGATCATCCAGCCATACGGTGTCGGGGTGATCATCGAGGCGCAGCATCTGTGCATGATGATGCGCGGCGTGGAGAAGCAGAACTCGATGATGACCACGTCCATGATGCTGGGATCATTCCGGCACCACGACCGTACCCGCTCCGAGTTCCTGCGCCTCGTCAGGGACTGA
- a CDS encoding dodecin family protein: protein MSIAKVSEITASSAKSFEDAVSSGIKRASKTLDNIKGAWIQEQGVVVADGKITEYRVNMKISFVLKD from the coding sequence ATGAGCATCGCCAAGGTTTCCGAGATCACCGCGTCGTCCGCCAAATCGTTCGAGGATGCCGTGAGCAGCGGCATCAAGCGCGCCAGCAAGACGCTGGACAACATCAAGGGCGCATGGATCCAGGAGCAGGGCGTGGTCGTCGCCGACGGCAAGATCACGGAGTACCGCGTGAACATGAAGATTTCGTTCGTGTTGAAGGACTGA
- a CDS encoding chloride channel protein, producing the protein MFGHLKTTGRELLSADAWKTRLVFWAGAVTVGLVAVAFAAAAEFANDGFHALIDAWAFAPLVVCPLGLAVVAYLTRTLFPGSQGSGIPQSIAALAMTEHATRSRVLSLRIACGKIMLTVIGLFSGAAIGREGPTVHIGASIMFSLGRFANFPMHYMDRGLILAGSAAGIAAAFNTPLAGILFAIEEMSKSFEARTSGTLLTAVFLAGIVAVIIQGNYAYFGFSSATLTPLETIRPVLICGIVGGLLGGLFSHTLIWSTRRIAPLAQRHPYLLAATCGVFIAVTGMLSGNLTFGTGYQEARMVITGAGELPSGYPLLKMLATLGSYLSGIPGGIFSPSLATGAGLGSALAPLMPGTDVGAIIILGMVGYFTGVVQTPITALVIVMEMTRDTGLVLPLMATAFMAYITSRVICPDSLYPELAQSFLGNDPGRKPAAPAASDGGAPDR; encoded by the coding sequence ATGTTCGGACACCTGAAGACAACCGGAAGGGAACTGCTTTCCGCCGACGCCTGGAAGACGCGGCTGGTGTTCTGGGCCGGCGCCGTGACCGTCGGCCTGGTGGCCGTCGCCTTCGCCGCCGCCGCCGAGTTCGCCAACGACGGCTTTCATGCGCTGATCGACGCCTGGGCATTCGCCCCACTGGTCGTGTGCCCGCTGGGGCTGGCCGTTGTGGCCTATCTGACGCGCACCCTGTTTCCCGGCTCGCAGGGCAGCGGCATCCCGCAATCCATCGCGGCGCTCGCGATGACGGAGCACGCCACCCGCAGCAGGGTGCTCTCGCTGCGTATCGCCTGCGGCAAGATCATGCTCACCGTCATCGGCCTGTTCTCGGGGGCGGCCATCGGCCGCGAGGGTCCCACCGTGCATATCGGTGCGTCGATCATGTTCTCGCTCGGCCGGTTCGCCAATTTTCCCATGCATTACATGGATCGCGGCCTGATACTTGCGGGCAGTGCCGCAGGGATCGCCGCCGCCTTCAACACCCCCCTGGCCGGGATCCTGTTCGCGATCGAGGAGATGAGCAAGAGCTTCGAGGCCAGGACCAGCGGCACCCTGCTGACAGCGGTCTTCCTGGCGGGCATTGTCGCGGTCATCATCCAGGGCAACTACGCCTATTTCGGCTTCAGCTCCGCCACGCTGACCCCGCTGGAAACGATCCGGCCCGTCCTGATCTGCGGCATCGTGGGCGGACTGCTGGGGGGGCTCTTCAGCCATACCCTGATCTGGAGCACCCGCCGTATCGCGCCGCTGGCGCAGCGCCATCCCTACCTGCTGGCGGCGACGTGCGGCGTGTTCATCGCGGTGACGGGCATGCTCAGCGGCAACCTGACCTTCGGCACCGGCTACCAGGAGGCGCGCATGGTCATTACCGGCGCCGGCGAGTTGCCGAGCGGCTACCCCCTGCTGAAGATGCTGGCAACCCTGGGATCCTACCTGAGCGGCATACCCGGCGGTATCTTCTCCCCGTCGCTGGCGACGGGCGCCGGCCTGGGTTCGGCGCTGGCGCCGCTCATGCCCGGCACCGACGTCGGCGCCATCATTATCCTCGGCATGGTCGGTTACTTCACGGGGGTGGTACAAACGCCAATCACCGCCCTGGTGATCGTGATGGAGATGACCCGGGACACCGGCCTGGTGCTGCCGCTGATGGCAACGGCGTTCATGGCCTACATCACCTCGCGCGTGATCTGCCCCGATTCACTCTATCCCGAACTGGCGCAGAGTTTCCTCGGCAACGATCCCGGCAGGAAGCCGGCGGCACCCGCCGCCAGTGACGGCGGCGCGCCGGATCGCTAG
- the argC gene encoding N-acetyl-gamma-glutamyl-phosphate reductase encodes MQIKVGVVGGTGYTGVELLRLLVTHPQVELEVITSRTEAGRRVADLFPNLRGHTELRFTLPAAGELESCDVVFFATPNGTAMTLVPALLAAGVRVIDLAADFRLQDAASWEQWYGMPHACPELLGEAVYGLPELNRSALAQARLVANPGCYPTAVQLGFLPLLEAGLVDTDHLVADAKSGVSGAGRKAATGFLLCEASENFKAYAVPGHRHLPEIRQGLQHMAGAPVGLTFVPHLTPMIRGIHATLYARLTAPASDLQALYETRYRDEFFVDVMPAGSHPETRSVRGANHCRLAVHRPQQGDTVVVLAVIDNLVKGAAGQAIQNMNVMFGLAEPTGLADIALLP; translated from the coding sequence ATGCAGATCAAGGTAGGTGTCGTTGGCGGGACCGGTTATACGGGCGTGGAGCTGCTCCGTTTGCTGGTTACCCATCCACAGGTCGAACTCGAGGTGATCACCTCGCGTACGGAGGCGGGTCGCCGGGTGGCGGACCTGTTCCCGAACCTGCGTGGCCACACGGAGCTGCGCTTCACGTTGCCCGCTGCCGGTGAGCTGGAATCCTGTGACGTGGTCTTCTTCGCCACCCCGAACGGCACGGCCATGACCCTGGTGCCCGCGCTGCTCGCCGCCGGGGTGCGCGTCATCGATCTGGCCGCCGACTTCCGCCTGCAGGACGCGGCGAGCTGGGAGCAGTGGTACGGCATGCCGCATGCCTGCCCGGAGCTGTTGGGCGAGGCGGTGTATGGATTGCCCGAACTCAACCGGTCCGCACTCGCGCAGGCCCGGCTGGTGGCGAATCCGGGCTGTTATCCGACCGCCGTCCAGCTCGGCTTTCTGCCGCTGCTCGAGGCCGGCCTGGTGGATACCGACCACCTCGTCGCGGATGCGAAATCGGGGGTCAGCGGGGCCGGCCGCAAGGCCGCCACCGGCTTCCTGCTGTGCGAGGCGAGCGAGAATTTCAAGGCCTATGCCGTGCCGGGTCACCGCCACCTGCCGGAGATCCGCCAGGGTCTGCAGCACATGGCCGGCGCACCGGTGGGGCTCACATTCGTTCCGCATCTCACCCCCATGATCCGCGGCATCCATGCCACCCTCTACGCGCGCCTGACCGCACCGGCAAGCGACCTGCAGGCGCTCTACGAGACACGCTATCGCGACGAATTCTTCGTCGACGTCATGCCGGCCGGCAGCCATCCGGAAACCCGCAGCGTGCGCGGTGCCAACCATTGCCGGCTGGCGGTTCACCGCCCCCAGCAGGGCGATACCGTGGTCGTCCTCGCGGTGATCGACAATCTGGTAAAGGGTGCCGCCGGCCAGGCGATACAGAACATGAACGTGATGTTCGGGCTTGCGGAACCGACCGGTCTGGCCGATATCGCATTACTGCCCTGA
- a CDS encoding DUF6776 family protein, which translates to MNRTLITRLAGLAGILALLAYTGWRLYDLGKLRGVSELQALRTENATLERQNKELAADAEDLRERVAILERSSQIDREAAQSVKADLGQLEEELQATREEVEFYRGIVAPGDVNPGLHIHRFTLEHGKAAGEYHFDLVLTQLKRNDQYVSGEVDWKIAGRIAGERGALTLVDVTRPATQHLKFRFRYFQDLAGTITLPGDFEAERVVLTIRPEGKGKQEPVVQQFDWP; encoded by the coding sequence ATGAACCGTACCCTCATAACACGGCTGGCCGGTCTGGCCGGGATCCTCGCACTGCTGGCCTATACCGGCTGGCGGCTCTACGACCTGGGCAAGCTGCGTGGCGTGAGCGAACTGCAGGCCCTGCGCACCGAAAACGCGACGCTGGAACGGCAGAACAAGGAACTCGCTGCCGATGCCGAAGACCTGCGCGAGCGGGTCGCCATCCTCGAACGCTCCAGCCAGATCGACCGCGAGGCGGCGCAGTCGGTCAAGGCGGACCTCGGCCAGCTCGAGGAGGAACTGCAGGCGACGCGCGAGGAGGTCGAGTTCTACCGCGGCATCGTGGCGCCGGGCGACGTGAACCCGGGCTTGCATATCCACCGCTTCACGCTGGAGCACGGCAAGGCGGCGGGCGAATACCACTTCGATCTCGTGCTGACCCAGCTCAAGCGCAACGATCAGTACGTCAGCGGCGAGGTGGACTGGAAGATCGCCGGCCGGATCGCGGGCGAGCGCGGGGCGCTGACGCTGGTCGACGTCACCCGGCCGGCGACCCAGCACCTGAAGTTCCGCTTCCGCTATTTCCAGGATCTCGCGGGGACGATTACCCTGCCGGGCGATTTCGAGGCCGAGCGCGTGGTGCTGACCATTCGTCCGGAAGGCAAGGGTAAACAGGAGCCGGTGGTGCAGCAATTCGACTGGCCCTAG
- a CDS encoding polymer-forming cytoskeletal protein, whose amino-acid sequence MFGDSKKPKSGGARVDTIIGQQTRIEGDIHFTGGLHVDGMIKGNIIAEAGSASVLTVSEHGRIEGDVRVPTVILNGTVSGDVRSGERIELAARAEVTGDVYYNLIEMAMGAAVNGSLVHQVAQTTAPAGKGTAAQGGGKSAVVSFEREAPAEPGLGKEKT is encoded by the coding sequence ATGTTTGGAGACAGCAAGAAGCCCAAGAGCGGCGGCGCAAGGGTCGATACCATCATCGGCCAGCAGACCCGGATCGAGGGTGATATCCACTTCACCGGCGGCCTGCATGTCGATGGCATGATCAAGGGCAACATCATTGCCGAGGCCGGGTCCGCATCGGTACTGACCGTCAGCGAGCACGGCCGGATCGAGGGCGACGTGCGCGTGCCTACCGTCATACTCAACGGTACCGTCAGCGGCGATGTCCGTTCCGGCGAACGGATCGAGCTGGCCGCGCGGGCCGAGGTTACCGGTGATGTCTACTACAACCTCATCGAAATGGCGATGGGCGCCGCGGTCAATGGCAGCCTCGTGCACCAGGTGGCGCAGACGACGGCGCCGGCCGGAAAGGGCACCGCCGCCCAGGGTGGCGGCAAATCCGCGGTGGTCAGTTTCGAGCGCGAGGCGCCGGCGGAGCCGGGTCTCGGCAAGGAGAAAACTTGA
- the erpA gene encoding iron-sulfur cluster insertion protein ErpA, which produces MNEAATATDVDITFTDAAAGKVKRLIDEENNPNLKLRIYITGGGCSGFQYGFSFDENITEGDITVENGGVALVIDPMSYQYLIGAEVDYSEGLQGAQFVVRNPNATTTCGCGSSFSV; this is translated from the coding sequence ATGAACGAGGCAGCAACCGCGACGGATGTCGATATCACCTTTACCGACGCCGCGGCGGGCAAGGTCAAGCGATTGATCGATGAGGAAAATAATCCGAATCTGAAGCTGAGGATCTACATCACCGGCGGTGGCTGCTCAGGTTTCCAGTACGGTTTTTCCTTTGACGAGAACATCACCGAGGGTGATATCACGGTCGAGAACGGCGGCGTCGCCCTGGTGATCGATCCCATGAGCTACCAGTACCTGATCGGCGCCGAGGTCGATTACAGCGAAGGCCTGCAGGGGGCGCAATTCGTGGTGCGCAACCCCAACGCGACCACCACCTGCGGCTGCGGTTCGTCGTTCTCCGTCTGA
- a CDS encoding anhydro-N-acetylmuramic acid kinase, whose amino-acid sequence MAELFVGLISGTSMDGVDAALLDCGTPRPRLLATHAGSYSAELRRALDAALLLDDPHTGSLEALDIAVGEAFANAANALLAQAGVAPGDVIAIGSHGQTIRHEPNAPAPYSLQIGAPRTISQRTGIDVVADFRTADIAAGGQGAPLVPAFHQAAFSTTGETRVVLNIGGIANITVLPPSQSGQPVRGFDTGPGNTLMDIWATRHLGTRMDEGGRWAAGGQVDTALLEQLLADAYFSQPPPKSTGREYFNAAWLEAAGAASACSAQDVQATLCELTARSIATAIGNHAAAATRVLVCGGGVHNPLLLQRLAAALPGISVESTAAAGVDPDWVEALTFGWLAQRHLRGLPGNIPAVTGARAAVVLGRLFRH is encoded by the coding sequence ATGGCAGAGCTGTTCGTCGGACTGATTTCCGGAACCAGCATGGACGGCGTCGACGCGGCGCTGCTCGATTGCGGCACACCCCGGCCCCGGCTCCTCGCCACCCACGCGGGCAGTTACTCCGCCGAGCTGCGCCGGGCGCTGGATGCCGCCCTGCTGCTCGACGATCCGCATACGGGCAGCCTGGAAGCGCTCGACATCGCCGTCGGCGAAGCCTTTGCCAACGCCGCCAATGCCCTGCTCGCACAGGCCGGCGTCGCACCCGGCGACGTGATCGCGATCGGCAGTCACGGCCAGACCATACGGCACGAACCGAATGCGCCGGCCCCGTACTCCCTGCAGATCGGCGCTCCCCGCACCATCAGCCAGCGCACCGGGATCGACGTGGTCGCCGACTTCCGCACGGCGGATATCGCGGCCGGCGGCCAGGGCGCGCCGCTGGTCCCCGCCTTTCACCAGGCGGCATTCAGCACCACCGGGGAGACCCGCGTCGTGCTCAACATCGGCGGCATCGCCAACATCACCGTACTGCCGCCGTCGCAGAGCGGCCAGCCAGTACGCGGCTTCGACACCGGCCCCGGCAATACCCTCATGGATATCTGGGCCACGCGCCACCTCGGGACGCGCATGGATGAGGGCGGTCGCTGGGCGGCAGGTGGCCAGGTCGACACCGCACTGCTGGAGCAGCTGCTGGCCGATGCCTATTTCAGCCAGCCGCCACCGAAGAGCACCGGCCGCGAGTATTTCAATGCCGCCTGGCTGGAAGCGGCCGGCGCGGCTAGCGCCTGTTCCGCCCAGGATGTCCAGGCGACCCTGTGCGAGCTGACGGCACGCAGCATCGCCACCGCGATCGGCAACCATGCCGCCGCGGCAACGCGGGTACTGGTGTGTGGCGGCGGCGTGCACAACCCGCTGCTGCTGCAACGGCTGGCGGCTGCATTGCCCGGGATCAGCGTCGAATCCACCGCGGCGGCCGGCGTGGACCCCGACTGGGTGGAGGCGCTCACCTTCGGCTGGCTGGCCCAACGCCACCTGCGCGGGCTGCCGGGCAATATCCCGGCGGTCACCGGCGCACGCGCGGCCGTGGTACTGGGTAGGCTGTTCCGGCACTGA
- a CDS encoding peptidoglycan DD-metalloendopeptidase family protein: MTTEYLSKRDIKSLNGASRIGAIFDRSLLLLLASIAVMTALALSYPRIHSARTAQDTVLSLPPAATAPQAGPAALEAQPAATALAATTAQDTARELPLPETQPATAPAHTEPLALWQEVTVKRGDSLAAIFARFDIPPQQLQALLDQGGPVENLKKIYPGQTLRIQSSSEQGLLGLSYPIDELNTLEIARQDDTFDISTVTRTPEFRHKNASGVIDSSLFTAAGKAGLADSLTMELAGIFGWDIDFALDIRKGDRFTVLYQEMYVDGENIGNGTILAAEFINQGKRYQAVRYTDAGGKTDYYSLDGKSMRKAFLRTPVEFSRISSGFSLGRKHPVLNKIRAHKGVDYAAATGTPIKATSDGKIVHLGRKGGYGNTIIIQHGNKYSTLYAHMSKYRGGLTTGSRVKQGQIIGYVGSTGLATGPHLHYEFRIDGVHRDPLRVKLPGAEPLDGKYRADFEQKAEALMAQLDLVRDVQLASTQ, from the coding sequence GTGACTACCGAGTACCTTAGCAAGCGCGACATCAAGTCGCTGAACGGGGCATCCAGAATCGGGGCGATATTCGACAGGTCCCTCCTCCTCCTGCTGGCCAGCATAGCCGTCATGACGGCGCTGGCACTGAGCTACCCGCGCATCCACAGCGCGCGCACGGCGCAGGACACCGTACTCTCGCTGCCGCCGGCGGCCACGGCACCGCAGGCGGGTCCGGCCGCGCTCGAGGCGCAGCCGGCAGCGACGGCCCTGGCGGCCACCACGGCGCAGGATACGGCCCGCGAATTGCCGTTGCCGGAAACGCAACCGGCGACTGCCCCGGCGCACACCGAGCCGCTCGCGCTGTGGCAGGAAGTCACCGTGAAGCGCGGCGACAGTCTTGCGGCCATCTTCGCGCGCTTCGACATCCCCCCGCAGCAGCTGCAGGCGCTGCTGGACCAGGGCGGACCGGTCGAGAACCTGAAGAAGATCTATCCGGGCCAGACACTGCGCATCCAGTCCAGCAGCGAACAGGGCCTGCTGGGGCTGAGCTATCCGATAGACGAACTCAATACCCTCGAGATCGCACGCCAGGACGACACATTCGATATCAGCACGGTCACCCGCACTCCGGAATTCCGCCACAAGAATGCCAGCGGCGTGATCGACAGCTCGCTGTTCACCGCCGCCGGCAAGGCCGGCCTGGCCGACAGCCTGACCATGGAGCTGGCCGGCATCTTCGGCTGGGACATCGACTTCGCGCTCGACATCCGCAAGGGTGACCGCTTCACTGTCCTCTACCAGGAAATGTATGTGGACGGCGAGAACATCGGTAACGGCACCATCCTGGCCGCAGAGTTCATCAACCAGGGCAAGCGCTACCAGGCGGTGCGCTATACCGATGCCGGCGGTAAGACCGACTACTACTCACTGGACGGCAAGAGCATGCGCAAGGCCTTCCTGCGCACGCCCGTGGAGTTCAGCCGTATCAGCTCCGGCTTCAGCCTGGGCCGCAAACATCCCGTGCTCAACAAGATCCGTGCGCACAAGGGCGTCGATTACGCCGCCGCCACCGGCACCCCGATCAAGGCCACCAGTGACGGCAAGATCGTGCATCTGGGCCGCAAAGGCGGCTATGGCAACACCATCATCATCCAGCACGGCAACAAGTACAGTACACTCTACGCGCACATGTCCAAGTACCGCGGCGGCCTCACGACCGGCAGCCGCGTCAAGCAGGGTCAGATCATCGGCTATGTCGGCAGCACGGGACTGGCCACGGGGCCGCATCTGCACTACGAGTTCCGGATCGACGGCGTGCACCGCGATCCGCTGCGCGTGAAGCTGCCGGGCGCCGAACCGCTGGACGGCAAGTACCGCGCCGATTTCGAGCAGAAGGCCGAGGCGCTCATGGCACAACTCGACCTGGTCCGCGACGTCCAGCTCGCCAGCACCCAGTAG